The genomic DNA AGGGCTATACCCAGGTGCTGTGGCTGGATGGCGTGGAGCGGCGCTACCTCGACGAGGTGGGCACCATGAACATCATGGTGAAGATCGGCGACGAGGTGATCACCCCGCCGCTGGCTGGCACCATCCTGGACGGCGTGACGCGGAACTCCATCCTGACCCTGCTGCGCGACTGGGGCGTGAAGGCCAGCGAGCGGCCGATCACCATCGACGAGGTGATGCAGGCCGGGCGCGACGGCACGCTGAAGGAGATGTGGGGCACGGGCACCGCCGCCGTGGTCTCGCCGGTCGGCCTGCTGGGCTACAAGGGCGAGAAGATCACCATCAATGGCGGCGAGACCGGGCCGCTGACGCAGAAGCTGTACGAGGCGATCGTGGCGATCCAGTACGGCACCGCGCCGGATGCCCATGGCTGGACGAGCGAGGTGAAGGTGCCGGCGGAGGCGTCGTAAGGCGCTCCGGTTCGGGCGTTGCGCTGTTCCGGGGGGAAGGCGCTGCCTTCGCCCCCGGACCCCCCATCCGCCAGGACGCTGCGCGCCCTGGACCCGGTTCGTTGGCGCTTGCCGCGGCCGGATCTCGCCGGAGAGCCATGCTCTCCGGCGGGCTGCCGGCGCCGCGAGTGCGGGCAGGGTGTTTTTCTGTTTTCGGGGCCTCATTGATCCACCTGCGCTCAGGGATCAGGCCCGGGACCGGCCTTGCCGCGGAGTACCGGCGAAAGGCGGGGTCTGGGGAGGCGGCGCCTCCCCAGGGAGCCGCTCAGCGCCAGCCGAGGGCGGGGGCGACCTGCTTCAGGATGCCCTCGATGACATGGGCGCAGTATTCGACGCCGAGCTGGTTGGGGATGGTCAGCAGCAGGGTGTCGGCCTCGGCGATGGCCTCGTCCTCGCGGAGCTGGGCGATCAGGGCCTCGGGCTCGGCGGTGTAGCCGCGGCCGAAGATGGCACGGGTGCTGTCGCCGAGAAGGCCGACCTGGTCCTGCTCCTTGCCGCCACGGCCGAAATACTCGCGGTCCCGGTCGTCGAGCAGGGGGAAGATGCTGCGGCTGACGGAGACGCGCGGGGCGCGGTCGTGGCCGGCCTCCTTCCAGGCCTCGCGGTAGAGGCGGATCTGCTTCGCCTGCTGGATGTGGAAGGGCTCGCCGGTCTCGTCATCCTTGAGGGTGGAACTCTGCAGGTTCATGCCGAGCTTCGCCGCCCAGACGGCCGTGGCGTTGGAGCCGGAACCCCACCAGATGCGCTCGCGCAGCCCCTCGGAATAGGGCTCCAGCCGCAGCAGGCCGGGCGGGTTGGGGAACATCGGGCGCGGGTTGGGGCGGGCGAAGCCCTGGCCCTTCAGCACCTCCAGGAAGACCTCGGCATGGCGGCGGCCCAGATCGGCATCCGTCTCGCCCTCGGCGGGGACGTAGCCGAAGTGGCGCCAGCCATCGATCACCTGCTCGGGCGAGCCGCGGCTGAGGCCGAGCTGGAGGCGGCCGTCGGAGATGAGGTCGGCGGCGCCGGCATCCTCCGCCATGTAGAGCGGGTTCTCGTAGCGCATGTCGATGACGGCGGTGCCGAGCTCGATCGTCTTCGTCCGCGCGCCCATGGCGGCGAGGAGCGGGAAGGGCGAGGCGAGCTGGCGGGCGAAATGGTGGACGCGGATATAGGCGCCGTCCGTGCCCAGTTCCTCGGCCGCGACGGCGAGGTCGATGGTCTGGTGCATGACGTCGGCGGCGCTGCGGGTGCCGGAATGCGGCGAGGGCGTCCAATGGCCGAAGGAGAGGAAGCCGATCTTCTTCATGGATTTCAGGGGTCCGGTGGGGCGGCGGAGCGGCCCCTTGCGCGAGGGTGGTCGGGAGGCGCCGGCCTGGGGAGCCTCGCCTGTCGCGGGGGATATGGTGCGGGTGCGGGCGGATGGTCATCATCGCGGGTGATGACCGTCATGGCGTGCTTCCGGACGCTGCCATCCTGGAGCGGAGCCCCGCGCCCCGCCGAGGAGACCTGAGGCCGGATCGCGAAGGTTCCGGCTTTCGCGGCCGCGTATTGGTACGCCGGATCGGTGGGTGGCCGATCGTTCCTTGTGATCACGAATTCTTGAGGAATGTGGAGCAGGCTTCCTTCCGGAGCTTCGGTGTCCGGGTGCGCCGGAGGCTTTCTTTCTGTCGATAAGGTCTTCTCATGTCACTGAACTTCCTGCGCGGGCTGACGATCCGCGCGCGCATCCTCATGGCGTTCGGCTGCGTACTTCTTTGCACGCTGATCCTGGGCGGCTTCGCCCTGAAGCAGATAGGGGAGGTGGCCCAGGTCGCGGCCGAGATCCGCGGCAACTGGCTGCCTTCGGTGCGCTACCTCGGCCAACTGGCCAGCAACAGCGAGCGGCTGCGCGGGGCCCAGAGCTCGCTCTTCCTGGCCCGGGACGAGGAGAACAAGAAGACCTTCCTGGAGGGGGGCCAGGCTGCCATGGAGGCAGCCAACGCCGCGCTGGAAGCCTACAGGCCCCTGGTCACGCCGGGCGAGGGGGCCATGCTCGCGACGCAGGTGATGGAGGACTGGAAGCAGGTCCTGCGGGCCCGCGACGAGTTCCTGACGCTCAAGCAGCGTGGCGACGGGGTGGCGCTGTCCGCGCTGCTGGAGGGGCCGGTCTCCCAGACCGCCCAGCAGCTGCGGACGTCCCTGGCCAAGCTGATCGAGGTGAACCGGCGTGGCGGGGAGGCGGCCTCGGTCTTGGCGGCGGAGGCGGAGCACACCGCCCGGATCGGAATCGCCGCCTCCGCCGCGCTGGCGGTGCTGCTGTGCCTGGGCTGCGGCTTTTCGATCGTGCGCGGCGTGTCGCGTCCGGTGAGGGACATGACCACCGCCATGGAGCGGTTGGCCGGGCATGACCTGTCCGTGACGATCCCGGGCCTGGAGCGCCAGGACGAGATCGGCGGCATGGCGCGCGCCGTGGCGGTGTTCCGCGACAGCATGCAGACGGCGGACCGGCTGGCGGCCGAGCAGGCGGCCGAGCACCAGGCGAGGGAGCAGAGGGCGGAGCGGATCGAGCGCCTCGTGCAGGGTTTCGAGACCCGTGCCGGCGGCATGGTCGGCGTGCTGTCCGCCGCCGCGACCGAGCTGGAGGCGACCGCGCGCGGCATGCGTGCCACGGCCGAGCAGACCAACCATCAGGCCAGCGAGGTGAGCGGTGCCGCCGAGCAGGCGGGGCAGGGCGTGCAGACGGTGGCGGCCGCGGCCGAGGAGCTCGCCACCTCGATCCAGGAGATCAGCCGCCAAGTATCGCAGGCCGCCGGGGTGACCAACAAGGCGGTGGACGAGGCCCGGCGCACCAATGAGACGGTGCGGCTGCTGGCCGAAGGGGCTGCGCGGATCGGCGAGGTGGTGGGGCTGATCAGCAGCATCGCGGGCCAGACAAACCTGTTGGCGCTGAACGCCACGATCGAGGCGGCGCGGGCGGGCGAGGCCGGCAAGGGCTTCGCTGTCGTCGCCTCGGAGGTGAAGGCGCTGGCGGCCCAGACGGCGCGGGCGACGGAGGAGATCGGCGCGCAGATCGGCCAGATCCAGCAGGCCACCTCCGGTGCGGTGGTGGCGATCCAGAACATCGCCGCGACGATCGAGGAGGTGAGCGCGATCACGGTCACCATCGCCTCCGCGGTGGAGGAGCAGAGCGCGGCCACGGGTGAGATCTCGCGGACGGTGAACCAGACCGCGTTGGCGACGGATGCGGTCGGACGCAACATCGTCGAGGTCAGTCGAGGAGCGAGCGACACCGGGGCGGCGGCGACGCAGGTGCTGGGGGCCGCGGGCGATCTGTCGAAGCAGTCGGAGCAACTGACCCACGAGGTGCACGAGTTCACCACGGGGGTGAGGGCCGCCTGATCCCCTGGCAGCTCCCCTGGCGGCGGCTCCGGCCCGCATCGCCCGCGGCCTCCGGCGAGGGCCGTGTGGCGGGGTGGCTCAGCCGATGGCGGCGGCGTCGGGGCCGTTGAGGGCGAGTTCCAGCAGGGTTTCGAGGGCCGGGCGCAGGGCGGCTTCGGCGGGGGCGGCGAGGGCGAGGCGGACGGCATCGGGGGCGTGTCCGGGGCCGGCAGCGAACTCGGCGGCGGGGGAAACGGCGACGCGGCGGCGGGCGGCGGCGGCCACGAAGGTCTCGGCGTGCCAAGGGGCGGGCAGTTCGAGCCAGAGGTGATAGGCGCGCGGGTCGCCGCGCAGGGAAAGGCCGGCGCCGCCGAGGAGGCTGCGCGCCAGGGCGTTGCGGCGGCGGGCGTCCTGGCGCTTGCGGCGGACAAGCTCCCCGACGCTGTCATCCTCCATCCAGGCGGTGGCGGCGGCGAGAGTGAAGCCCTGCGCTACCCAGCCGCCGACGCGCAGGGCGGCGGCGAGGCGAGGGCGCAGGGCGGGCGGGGCGGTGAGGATGCCCAGGGTCATGCCGGGGGCGACGCGCTTGGAGAGGCTGTCCACCAGGACGACGCGTTCCGGCGCATGGGCGGCCAGGGGCGGCAGGATGTCCTCCGCGAGGAAGCCATAGACGGAGTCCTCCACCACCAGGATGTCCAGGCTGCGGCAGAGGGCCGCGATCTCCCGACGGCGGGCCTCCGGCATGCTGGGGCCGAGCGGGTTGTGCAGGTCCGGCTGCAGGTAGAGCAGGCGCAGGGGATGGGCGGCATGAGCGGCGGCCAGGGCATCGGGGCGCAGGCCCTGCGCGTCCATGGCAATGGGGACGGGGGCGAGGCCGAGGCGAAGGGCGATGCCCTTGGCGAGCGGATAGGTCATGGCCTCCAGCCCCAGCCGCTCGCCGGGGGCGATGAGGGCGGTGAAGCAGGCGGAGAGGGCCTGCTGGCCGCGCCCGGCGAAGAGCAGGGAATCGGGGTCCGGCGCCCAGCCGGTTCGGGCGAGGAGACGGGCGGTGGCAGCGCGGGCGGCGGCGTCACCGGCGGCGGCGCCATGGGAAAGCAGGGGTTGCAGCGCCTCCGGCCCCGACAGGCGGGCGAGGGCGGGGGCGAGGAGGGCGCCCTGCTCGGGGAGGACGGAGAAGTTCACCTCCAGGTCGGTGATGGCGTCGGCATGAGTTTCGCGCGCCGGAAGGCCGGGCGGGGCGGGGGTGGCGCGCAGGAAGGTGCCGCGCCCGACCTCGCCCACCGCGATGCCGCGCCGGATGAGCTCGGCATAGACGCGGGAGGCGGTGGAGGGGGCGATGCCCTGGCGGTGGGCGTAGTCGCGGCTGGGGGGCAGGCGTTCGCCCGGCTGGCGGCGGCCGGCGGCGAGGTCCGCCGCAAGGTCATGGGCGAAGCGGTCGGCAAGGTCGCGGAAGTCGGTCACCGGAATATTGTACCGAGAACAATTGCGCGGTTGAAGGGTAAATCGGTGGCGTGCCAGAAAGTCATTCAGTGCAATTTGGTGCGATTCTCAGATGTTCGGAGCAATTTTCGGGGTTGATCGGAGCAATCCGCCCTTTGACGGCCTGCCCGGGGCCTCAGCCTGGAGTGCGGTGGGACGGGCGATCGCGCGGCTTGCCGTCTGGCACCGCAACGCCGCGACGCGGCGGGTGCTGCGGGAGCTTCCGGAGCGGGAACTGGCCGATATCGGCCTGACGCCCATGGATGCGGCGATGGAGGCGAGCCGGCCCTTCTGGGATGGTTCCGCCGGGATCGTCGCCGAACGGGCGCGCCGGTCATGAGCGGCGGGCGCTATCGCTTCGTGACGGTGGATGTCTTCGCCTCGGAGCGCTACGCGGGCAATCCGCTGGCGGTGCTGCCGGATGCGGCGGGGCTGGACGGAGCGGCGATGCAGCGCATCGCGCGGGAGTTCAACCTGTCCGAGACGGCCTTCGTGCTGCCGCCGGAGCAGGCCGGGCACCAGGCCAGGGTGCGGATCTTCACGCCGGCGCGGGAGATGCCCTTTGCCGGGCATCCGAATATCGGCACGGGATTCGTGCTGGCTTCGGAGGTTGCGGCGCGGGGCGAGGCGGTGCCGGAGGCGATGGTCTTCGAGGAGATTGCCGGGCTGGTGCCGGTGCGGCCGCTGCTGCGGGACGGCGCGGTGGCCGGGGCTTCGCTGGAGGCGCCGCAGGCCCTGTCGCGCCTCGGCACCTGTGGCGCGGCGGAGGTGGCGGCCTGTCTATCGCTGCGGGCGGAGGATGTGGTGGTGGCGGGCCATGCGCCGCAGGTCGTCTCGGTGGGCACGCCTTTCCTGGTGGTGGAACTGGCGGGACTGGGGGCGCTGGGGCGCATCCGGCCGGACCCGCTGGCCTGGAGCGGGACGCTGCCGCGCGACGGGGCCGGGTCGATCTATGCCTATGTGCGGATGGCGGAAGGCGGGCTGCGTTCGCGCATGTTCACGCGCGAGCTGTATGAGGACCCGGCGACGGGAAGCGCCACGGCGACGGTGGCGGCCCTGCTGCTCGACCTGTCCGGGGAGGAACGGCTGGCGCTGCCGGTGCGGCAGGGGGTGGAGATGGGGCGGTCGAGCCTGTTGCGGGCGTGGGCCTGGCGTGAGGGCGGGACCGTCCGTGCCGGGGTAGCGGGGGACTGCGCGAGGGTGATGGAGGGGTGGCTGCTGGCCTGAAGCGAGCGGCGTGGGCCTGTGCGATGTTGCCGTAAGATTGCCGAGTGTTTAAGTGGCGGCGTGGCGGGCGGTGGCGCCCGGCGGGATTCCGGCCGGGCCGTTTCGGCCGCGAGGGGAGCGATTAAACGCCGATGAGTCTGGATTGGTTGTTGGCCCTCGGGCAGGTGTTGTTGATCGACCTGGTTCTGGCCGGCGACAACGCGATCGTGGTGGGCATGGCGGCGGCCGGGCTGCCGCCGGACCAGCGGCGCAAGGCGATCCTGTGGGGCATCGGCGCCGCGACGATCATGCGGATCGGCTTCGCGGCGATCACCACGCAGCTCCTGGCGATCGTCGGGCTGACGCTGATGGGCGGCCTGCTGCTGCTCTGGGTCTGCTGGAAGATGTACCGCGAGCTGCGGGCGGGGCATGAGCAGGATGCCGGGGCCGAGGCCGCGCATGAGGCGGTGTCCGGCCATGCGGGTGCCGCGCCGGGGGCGCCGCGCAAGACGCTGGGCCAGGCGATCATCCAGATCCTGGTCGCGGATGTGTCCATGAGCCTCGACAACGTGCTGGCGGTGGCCGGCGCGGCGAAGGAGCATCTGGACGTGCTGGTGATCGGCCTTGCCATCTCGGTGGTGCTGATGGGCGTGGCGGCGACCTTCATCGCGAAGATGCTGGAGCGGTTCCGCTGGATCGCCTGGGTCGGGTTGCTGGTGATCCTCTACGTGGCACTGAACATGATCTACGAGGGTTGGCACGAGGTCGGGCCGCATGTCTCGGCCTGGTTCGGCGGGGGCGCCGCCACGCGGTGAGGCCACGAGGCCGGGGGGGGCATGATGCCCCGGCCGGCGGGGCTCCGGCGGCGGAGTCCGGGATGGGTTCGAGGGGCGGGATGCCGGTGCATCCCGCCCTTTTCCGTTCCTGGCGGCTTCCGTACCCAAGGGGGGCTAACCGAGGGGAGGGTGTGATCCTTGCCGGCCGTTCATGCGGAGAAGCGCCGGAAAAGGCCCGGAGATGACGCCGTCGGAGCAGGACGGGACCGGCGGATGCCGCGGAAGCGGCCATGCCGCCTTGATTCGGCGCGGCTTTCTGCCCCCGGGTACATTCCAGGCCGCATGGAACCGGTCTAGCTTCGCCGTCATCTGGGAAGGGCGCTGCACCTCGCCGGGAGGGCTCCCGCACGCGTCCGGTGAGGAAATGCGGATATGGAATCGCTGACCGGGATGCTGCCCGGGCTGCTGGAGATCATCTGGCTCAACATCATCCTGTCCGGCGACAACGCGGTGGTGATCGGACTGGCGGCGGCGGGGCTGCCGGCGCACCAGCGCGCCAAGGCGGTGCTGTTCGGCGTCATCGCGGCGGCGGTGCTGCGGATCGTCTTCTCGGTCTTCGCCACGCTGCTGCTGTCGCTGTGGTGGATCGACCTGCTCGGCGGCGCGGCGCTGCTCTACATCGCCTGGAACTTCTGGCGGGAGCTGCGCAGCAAGGACGAGGAGGAGGAAGGGCACGGCAAGGCCGCCGAGAAGACGATCTGGCAGGCGCTGTGGCAGATCATCCTGGCCGACGTGTCGATGAGCCTGGACAACGTGCTGGCCGTGGCGGCGGTGGCGCGCAACGACCTGCCGCTGCTGGTCGTCGGGCTGCTGATTTCCATCATCATGATGGGCGTGCTGGGCGGGCTGCTGGCCAAGCTGCTCGATCGCTGGCGGTGGGTCGCCTATCTGGGCGTCTTCCTGATCCTCTATGTGGGCCTGCAACTGATCTGGGAGGGCCTTGTGTCGGCCAATCTCGTCTTGAACCTCGGACTGCCGCTGCCCGTTCCGGCGGAGGGGCATTCGTGAGCCGGGTGCTGCCGAAGGCGCTGCGGGCGGGGGGCCTCGCGCTGGCGCTGCTGGCCGGGGCCTGTGCCCAGTCGGGCGGGGGCGATCCGGATTCGGTCGAGGCGGGTTCCCCCCGCCCGGCCATGGCGGAGGTGCTGGCGCGGCTTCCGCCGCAGGCGGCGGGGATGCTGCGGGGCGGGAACGTGGCCGCCCCCGCGCTGGGCGCCGATGCGCGGACGGTGGACTATGCCACGCCCTCGCGCACCGTGGCGGCGCAGGTCACGCTCTATGACCGGGGCCCGGGTGCCATCAGCGGTGCGGCGGTGGAGGCGGAGCTGGCCTCGCTGGTGCGGGAATCCACCTCCATCGATGCCGAGGTGACGGGGCGCAGCTTCCGCGAGGTGTCGCGCAGCCAGGTGCCGCTGGCCAATGGCGGGCCGCTGCGCTGCGCGCTGCTGGAAGGACGGCTGGGGCGCACCCGGATCGAGCGGCATCTCTGCGTCGGCACGGTGGGCGGGCGCTTCCTGCGGACGCAGTTGACGATGGCGGCGGACGGGGGCGCGTCCAGCGTGGACGCACCACGCTTCGCGCGCGAGGTCGGCGCGGCGCTGCGGGCCGGAGGCTCCTCGCGGAGCTGAGGGCGGCCCGTTTTCAGAGCAGTCCTTCCTGGCGGAAGGACAGTGTGCGGTCGCAGCCGACGATCAGGTGGTCGTGGACGAGGATGCCCAGCGCCGTGGTGGCGGCGCGGATCGCCGTGGTCGTCGCCAGGTCGGCGCGGGAAGGGGTCGGGTCGCCGCTGGGGTGGTTGTGGACCAGGATCACGGCAGCGGCGCCGAGTTCCAGGGCGCGGCGGACGATTTCGCGCGGATAGGCGGGGGCGTGGTCCAGCGTGCCGCGCGCCTGGGCCTCGTCGGCCAGGAGGCGGTTGCGGCTGTCGAGGAAGAGGATGCGGAACTGCTCCACATCCTCCCAGGACAGGGCGGCCGAGAGATAGGCGGTGAGGCGCGGCCAGTTGTCCAGGACGGGCCCCTGGCGGGCCTCCTGCGCCAATAGGCGCAGGGCGGCGGCGCGGGCGAGGCGGAGGGAGGCCAGCACGGCATCGCCGACGCCGGGGATGGCGCGCAGCTCGGCCTCGGGGGCGGTGATGGCGCGGGCGAAGCTGCCGAAGCGGGCAAGCAGGGCCTTGGCCAGGGGCTTGGTGTCGCCGCGCGGCAGGGCGGCGAAGAGCAGGAGTTCCAGCAGCTCGTAGTCGGGCATGGCCTCGGCGCCGCCGCGCAGGAATCGCTGGCGCAGGCGGCGGCGGTGCCCCTCCGGACCCTCCGGCGGCATGGCCGGCGGCCGGTCCGGCGGAGGTGGGAGGTCGAGCAGCGAGGACTGGCCGGGGGAGGGACCAGGAGGCTGCCCAAGGGGGCGCCCTTGGGATGGACCGGGGGTGCGGCCGGTACGGGCTGTGATCTTGCGCGCGATGGGGGCGAACCGAATGATTTTTTCGCCTTTAAGTTGAGCATAACTGGCTTTGTTTCGCCAATGTGCTTTTCTCGGCTATCGCGTTTTGCCGCAAACGCTGAGGGTTCCGCCGGGC from Roseomonas gilardii includes the following:
- a CDS encoding LLM class flavin-dependent oxidoreductase, whose product is MKKIGFLSFGHWTPSPHSGTRSAADVMHQTIDLAVAAEELGTDGAYIRVHHFARQLASPFPLLAAMGARTKTIELGTAVIDMRYENPLYMAEDAGAADLISDGRLQLGLSRGSPEQVIDGWRHFGYVPAEGETDADLGRRHAEVFLEVLKGQGFARPNPRPMFPNPPGLLRLEPYSEGLRERIWWGSGSNATAVWAAKLGMNLQSSTLKDDETGEPFHIQQAKQIRLYREAWKEAGHDRAPRVSVSRSIFPLLDDRDREYFGRGGKEQDQVGLLGDSTRAIFGRGYTAEPEALIAQLREDEAIAEADTLLLTIPNQLGVEYCAHVIEGILKQVAPALGWR
- a CDS encoding HAMP domain-containing methyl-accepting chemotaxis protein, translating into MSLNFLRGLTIRARILMAFGCVLLCTLILGGFALKQIGEVAQVAAEIRGNWLPSVRYLGQLASNSERLRGAQSSLFLARDEENKKTFLEGGQAAMEAANAALEAYRPLVTPGEGAMLATQVMEDWKQVLRARDEFLTLKQRGDGVALSALLEGPVSQTAQQLRTSLAKLIEVNRRGGEAASVLAAEAEHTARIGIAASAALAVLLCLGCGFSIVRGVSRPVRDMTTAMERLAGHDLSVTIPGLERQDEIGGMARAVAVFRDSMQTADRLAAEQAAEHQAREQRAERIERLVQGFETRAGGMVGVLSAAATELEATARGMRATAEQTNHQASEVSGAAEQAGQGVQTVAAAAEELATSIQEISRQVSQAAGVTNKAVDEARRTNETVRLLAEGAARIGEVVGLISSIAGQTNLLALNATIEAARAGEAGKGFAVVASEVKALAAQTARATEEIGAQIGQIQQATSGAVVAIQNIAATIEEVSAITVTIASAVEEQSAATGEISRTVNQTALATDAVGRNIVEVSRGASDTGAAATQVLGAAGDLSKQSEQLTHEVHEFTTGVRAA
- a CDS encoding PLP-dependent aminotransferase family protein, with the translated sequence MTDFRDLADRFAHDLAADLAAGRRQPGERLPPSRDYAHRQGIAPSTASRVYAELIRRGIAVGEVGRGTFLRATPAPPGLPARETHADAITDLEVNFSVLPEQGALLAPALARLSGPEALQPLLSHGAAAGDAAARAATARLLARTGWAPDPDSLLFAGRGQQALSACFTALIAPGERLGLEAMTYPLAKGIALRLGLAPVPIAMDAQGLRPDALAAAHAAHPLRLLYLQPDLHNPLGPSMPEARRREIAALCRSLDILVVEDSVYGFLAEDILPPLAAHAPERVVLVDSLSKRVAPGMTLGILTAPPALRPRLAAALRVGGWVAQGFTLAAATAWMEDDSVGELVRRKRQDARRRNALARSLLGGAGLSLRGDPRAYHLWLELPAPWHAETFVAAAARRRVAVSPAAEFAAGPGHAPDAVRLALAAPAEAALRPALETLLELALNGPDAAAIG
- a CDS encoding DUF1127 domain-containing protein; the encoded protein is MGRAIARLAVWHRNAATRRVLRELPERELADIGLTPMDAAMEASRPFWDGSAGIVAERARRS
- a CDS encoding PhzF family phenazine biosynthesis protein — encoded protein: MSGGRYRFVTVDVFASERYAGNPLAVLPDAAGLDGAAMQRIAREFNLSETAFVLPPEQAGHQARVRIFTPAREMPFAGHPNIGTGFVLASEVAARGEAVPEAMVFEEIAGLVPVRPLLRDGAVAGASLEAPQALSRLGTCGAAEVAACLSLRAEDVVVAGHAPQVVSVGTPFLVVELAGLGALGRIRPDPLAWSGTLPRDGAGSIYAYVRMAEGGLRSRMFTRELYEDPATGSATATVAALLLDLSGEERLALPVRQGVEMGRSSLLRAWAWREGGTVRAGVAGDCARVMEGWLLA
- a CDS encoding TerC family protein, with protein sequence MSLDWLLALGQVLLIDLVLAGDNAIVVGMAAAGLPPDQRRKAILWGIGAATIMRIGFAAITTQLLAIVGLTLMGGLLLLWVCWKMYRELRAGHEQDAGAEAAHEAVSGHAGAAPGAPRKTLGQAIIQILVADVSMSLDNVLAVAGAAKEHLDVLVIGLAISVVLMGVAATFIAKMLERFRWIAWVGLLVILYVALNMIYEGWHEVGPHVSAWFGGGAATR
- a CDS encoding TerC family protein; translated protein: MESLTGMLPGLLEIIWLNIILSGDNAVVIGLAAAGLPAHQRAKAVLFGVIAAAVLRIVFSVFATLLLSLWWIDLLGGAALLYIAWNFWRELRSKDEEEEGHGKAAEKTIWQALWQIILADVSMSLDNVLAVAAVARNDLPLLVVGLLISIIMMGVLGGLLAKLLDRWRWVAYLGVFLILYVGLQLIWEGLVSANLVLNLGLPLPVPAEGHS
- the radC gene encoding RadC family protein codes for the protein MPPEGPEGHRRRLRQRFLRGGAEAMPDYELLELLLFAALPRGDTKPLAKALLARFGSFARAITAPEAELRAIPGVGDAVLASLRLARAAALRLLAQEARQGPVLDNWPRLTAYLSAALSWEDVEQFRILFLDSRNRLLADEAQARGTLDHAPAYPREIVRRALELGAAAVILVHNHPSGDPTPSRADLATTTAIRAATTALGILVHDHLIVGCDRTLSFRQEGLL